A single window of Colletes latitarsis isolate SP2378_abdomen chromosome 11, iyColLati1, whole genome shotgun sequence DNA harbors:
- the Rga gene encoding CCR4-NOT transcription complex subunit regena isoform X2, with the protein MANLNFEQPPRSIANASLTSRAGGGGGLNSSTLTGHVTPTSGMFSGSSTNTSSSANSAVVITNVYPGASGAGGGQANHQPQQQQLSPMGSRGLFGQRAFTDRRTMPALGGGGGDTSTPPLLDLSEFPSLTNRGQGDSMPQPSPMPGKQPYVGMVKQPTSESSEFTMSSEDFPALPGTQNREGPSPGGSISGDKSIPVGLGPEIGQDVLQANRAPGSEKSQSSKRGIQTSPDGKVTNIPASMVKDQFGMVGLLTFIRAAETDPNLVSLALGQDLTALGLNLNSPENLYQNFGGPWAETPCRPQDIDFHVPPEYLINAAIRDKLAPVKLNRYKDDLLFYMFYTNVGDMLQLAAAAELYSREWRYHMEEKVWITQAPGLGLVEKTSTYERGTYYYFDAQSWRKVAKEFHLDYTKLESRPHLPTNFHQTQP; encoded by the exons ATGGCCAACCTGAACTTTGAGCAACCGCCACGCAGTATTGCGAACGCAAGTCTTACATCACGTGCGGGTGGTGGTGGGGGATTAAATTCATCGACCCTGACGGGCCATGTTACACCTACCTCGGGCATGTTCTCAGGCTCATCTACAAACACATCAAGTTCAGCTAATTCTGCGGTAGTAATTACTAACGTTTATCCTGGAGCATCAGGAGCAGGAGGTGGACAAGCCAATCATCAACCTCAGCAGCAACAGCTCTCTCCTATGGGCAGCAGGGGACTGTTTGGGCAGAGAGCTTTTACAGATAGACGTACGATGCCTGCTCTTGG TGGAGGAGGTGGAGATACAAGTACTCCTCCATTGTTGGATCTGTCTGAGTTTCCTTCATTAACAAACAGAGGACAGGGTGATTCTATGCCGCAACCTAGTCCTATGCCAGGAAAACAACCTTATG TTGGAATGGTAAAACAACCGACGTCCGAATCAAGCGAATTTACTATGAGTTCTGAAGATTTCCCAGCATTACCAGGAACGCAAAACAGAGAAGGACCATCGCCAGGTGGAAGCATATCTGGCGATAAGAGCATACCTGTCGGACTTGGTCCTGAAATTGGGCAAGACGTTCTGCAGGCGAATAGAGCACCTGGATCTGAAAAGTCTCAATCATCTAAAAGAGGCATACAAACGTCACCTGATG GTAAAGTAACTAATATACCAGCAAGTATGGTTAAAGATCAGTTTGGAATGGTTGGACTTTTAACGTTTATTAGGGCAGCAGAAACAGATCCTAATTTAGTATCTCTGGCATTAGGCCAAGACTTAACCGCGTTAGGATTAAATCTTAATTCGCCAGAAAATCTTTATCAAAATTTTGGTGGGCCTTGGGCTGAAACACCGTGTCGACCTCAAGATATTGATTTTCACGTGCCACCGGAATATCTTATTAATGCCGCTATCAG AGATAAATTAGCGCCGGTTAAGTTAAATCGGTACAAGGATGATCTACTATTTTATATGTTTTATACAAATGTTGGGGATATGCTGCAATTAGCAGCGGCAGCGGAGTT GTACAGTAGGGAGTGGCGATATCATATGGAAGAAAAGGTATGGATAACGCAAGCACCAGGATTAGGGCTTGTAGAAAAAACTTCAACATATGAACGTGGTACTTATTATTATTTTGATGCGCAAAGTTGGAGAAAAGTAGCAAAGGAATTTCATTTGGATTATACAAAACTAGAAAGTAGACCTCATCTTCCCACAAACTTTCACCAAACCCAGCCTTGA
- the LOC143347484 gene encoding protein MEMO1-like isoform X2, whose protein sequence is MALIRRATHAGSWYAGSGSELNKQLEETKFHRHAGYSYCGACAGFAYRQISPVVVRRIFILGPSHHVRLAGCALSSASIYQTPLYDLHIDQQVCRELEETRHFEWMDLNTDEEEHSIEMQLPFIAKVMEGFKDSFTIIPILVGSLSPEREALYGRLLTPYIADPQTLFVTSSDFCHWGQRFRYTYYDRSCGPIHRSIQNLDKMGMDIIETLNPTVFTDYLKKYGNTICGRHPISVLLQAIHNLKGNTNGQRMNLKFLKYAQSNQCNNMNDSSVSYASASLVLE, encoded by the exons ATGGCATTAATTAGAAGAGCAACCCATGCTGGTAGTTGGTACGCAGGCTCTG GTTCGGAGCTGAATAAGCAATTAGAAG AAACAAAATTTCACAGACATGCAGGTTACAGCTATTGCGGGGCATGTGCTGGCTTTGCATACCGCCAGATTAGTCCAGTTGTTGT GCGCAGGATATTTATTCTGGGCCCTTCGCATCACGTAAGATTAGCAGGCTGTGCTCTTTCTTCCGCTTCGATTTATCAAACGCCGCTGTATGATCTACATATTGATCAGCAAG TATGCAGAGAACTCGAAGAGACTAGGCATTTTGAATGGATGGATTTAAACACAGATGAAGAAGAACACAGCATTGAAATGCAATTACCATTTATAGCAAAAGTTATGGAAGG ATTCAAAGATTCTTTTACTATTATTCCTATACTGGTTGGATCATTAAGTCCAGAAAGAGAGGCACTTTATGGAAGATTATTAACTCCATACATAGCTGATCCACAAACATTATTTGTTACTTCCTCGGATTTTTGTCATTGGGGGCAACGTTTTCGTTATACTTATTATGATAGATCATGTGGTCCTATTCACAGATCTATTCAGAACCTTGACAAAATG GGCATGGACATCATAGAAACATTAAATCCCACAGTGTTTACTGATTACCTTAAAAAATATGGTAATACTATATGTGGCCGACATCCTATCAGTGTTTTATTACAG GCAATTCATAATTTAAAAGGAAATACCAATGGCCAAAGAATGAACTTGAAATTTCTTAAGTATGCTCAAAGCAATCAATGCAATAACATGAATGACAGTTCTGTTAGTTATGCTAGTGCTTCCTTGGTTCTCGAGTGA
- the LOC143347893 gene encoding malonyl-CoA decarboxylase, mitochondrial, translating to MIFVKFHLRVLGTTRNNKFISKYVINNIKFLCCEKTSTPRETVTYLEKQLVEVFKFKNTNVSNWIIENKARALCIEYYKSQKMDRQQFLHLLAAKYAVQHDNICNIAKKLLCTESDNKRLIISYEQKLKNILTSDYQWLFLIIGRLETGVKFLVDLRTDILELMVETKETDENIIIQQLNMTLQDLLLLWFSVGFLHLERITWQSACDILQKISDYEAIHPIKNWLDLKQRVGPYRRCYVFTHPSMPREPLVVLHTALCDIIPDSVKGIEDAKIRILGDKKKEITFLEEDKSKIKAAIFYSIASTQKGLKGIELGNYLIKEVANKVISEFPMIRELSTLSPIPNFRSWLLEKLKQDVNYIFTAEECKSIQNILKEENVALGLRKMFNNSLWTNEKELCEMLREPLIRVCAWYLYKEKRRNYALNNVANFHLRNGAVMWRINWLADPSPRGVANSCGIMINYRYYLDESEKNSQNYIENYFINASEDIINIAMRQNELRNKM from the exons atgATATTCGTAAAATTTCATTTGAGGGTTTTAGGTACTACTCGTAATAACAAATTCATTTCAAAGTacgttataaataatataaaatttctgtGCTGTGAAAAGACATCAACTCCTCGTGAAACCGTGACATATCTCGAAAAACAATTGGTggaagtttttaaatttaaaaatactaaTGTTAGTAATTGGATTATTGAG AATAAAGCACGTGCTTTGTGTATTGAATATTACAAGAGCCAGAAAATGGATAGACAGCAATTTTTACACTTATTAGCTGCCAAGTATGCCGTTCAACATGATAACATATGTAACATAGCGAAGAAATTACTTTGTACAGAG TCCGACAATAAAAGACTGATAATTTCTtatgaacaaaaattaaaaaatattctcaCATCAGATTATCAATGGCTATTTCTTATCATTGGACGACTTGAAACTGGTGTAAAATttcttgttgatttaagaacagATATTTTG GAGTTAATGGTAGAAACCAAAGAAACAGatgaaaatattataatacaaCAGTTAAATATGACGTTGCAAGATTTATTATTACTCTGGTTTTCAGTAGGTTTTCTGCATTTAGAGAGAATTACTTGGCAAAGTGCGTGCGACATATTGCAAAAG ATTTCAGATTATGAGGCAATACATCCTATAAAAAATTGGTTAGATTTAAAGCAAAGAGTCGGACCGTATAGGAGATGCTATGTTTTTACTCATCCATCTATGCCAAGAGAACCACTTGTTGTGTTACATACAGCATTGTGTGACATAATACCGG ACAGTGTAAAAGGTATTGAAGATGCAAAGATCAGAATCCTTGGTgataaaaaaaaggaaataaCATTCTTGGAGGAAGACAAATCTAAAATAAAAGCAGCAATATTTTACTCGATAGCTTCTACACAAAAAGGATTAAAA GGTATTGAACTTGGCAATTATCTGATAAAAGAAGTAGCAAACAAAGTAATATCTGAATTTCCTATGATACGTGAATTATCCACTTTATCGCCAATACCCAATTTTAGAAGTTGGcttcttgaaaaattaaaacaag atgtaaattatatttttacggCCGAGGAATGTAAATCTATACAGAATATTTTGAAAGAAGAAAATGTAGCACTCGGTTTaagaaaaatgtttaataattCATTGTGGACCAATGAAAAAGAATTATGTGAAATGTTAAGAGAACCATTAATTCGAGTATGCGCATGGTATTTATATAAGGAAAAAAGACGGAATTATGCTTTGAATAACGTCG CGAATTTTCATCTTCGTAATGGAGCAGTTATGTGGAGAATAAATTGGTTGGCCGATCCTTCACCGCGCGGTGTCGCAAATAGTTGCGGAATTATGATAAACTACAG ATACTACTTAGACGAAAGTGaaaaaaacagtcaaaattatATTGAGAATTATTTCATAAATGCATCCGAAGATATAATTAACATTGCTATGCGTCAAAACGAATTGAGGAATAAAATGTAA
- the LOC143347484 gene encoding protein MEMO1-like isoform X1, whose protein sequence is MALIRRATHAGSWYAGSGSELNKQLEGWLGAADLSHGPARAIIAPHAGYSYCGACAGFAYRQISPVVVRRIFILGPSHHVRLAGCALSSASIYQTPLYDLHIDQQVCRELEETRHFEWMDLNTDEEEHSIEMQLPFIAKVMEGFKDSFTIIPILVGSLSPEREALYGRLLTPYIADPQTLFVTSSDFCHWGQRFRYTYYDRSCGPIHRSIQNLDKMGMDIIETLNPTVFTDYLKKYGNTICGRHPISVLLQAIHNLKGNTNGQRMNLKFLKYAQSNQCNNMNDSSVSYASASLVLE, encoded by the exons ATGGCATTAATTAGAAGAGCAACCCATGCTGGTAGTTGGTACGCAGGCTCTG GTTCGGAGCTGAATAAGCAATTAGAAGGTTGGTTGGGTGCGGCAGACTTATCGCATGGACCTGCCAGGGCAATTATTGCCCC ACATGCAGGTTACAGCTATTGCGGGGCATGTGCTGGCTTTGCATACCGCCAGATTAGTCCAGTTGTTGT GCGCAGGATATTTATTCTGGGCCCTTCGCATCACGTAAGATTAGCAGGCTGTGCTCTTTCTTCCGCTTCGATTTATCAAACGCCGCTGTATGATCTACATATTGATCAGCAAG TATGCAGAGAACTCGAAGAGACTAGGCATTTTGAATGGATGGATTTAAACACAGATGAAGAAGAACACAGCATTGAAATGCAATTACCATTTATAGCAAAAGTTATGGAAGG ATTCAAAGATTCTTTTACTATTATTCCTATACTGGTTGGATCATTAAGTCCAGAAAGAGAGGCACTTTATGGAAGATTATTAACTCCATACATAGCTGATCCACAAACATTATTTGTTACTTCCTCGGATTTTTGTCATTGGGGGCAACGTTTTCGTTATACTTATTATGATAGATCATGTGGTCCTATTCACAGATCTATTCAGAACCTTGACAAAATG GGCATGGACATCATAGAAACATTAAATCCCACAGTGTTTACTGATTACCTTAAAAAATATGGTAATACTATATGTGGCCGACATCCTATCAGTGTTTTATTACAG GCAATTCATAATTTAAAAGGAAATACCAATGGCCAAAGAATGAACTTGAAATTTCTTAAGTATGCTCAAAGCAATCAATGCAATAACATGAATGACAGTTCTGTTAGTTATGCTAGTGCTTCCTTGGTTCTCGAGTGA
- the Rga gene encoding CCR4-NOT transcription complex subunit regena isoform X1 — protein MANLNFEQPPRSIANASLTSRAGGGGGLNSSTLTGHVTPTSGMFSGSSTNTSSSANSAVVITNVYPGASGAGGGQANHQPQQQQLSPMGSRGLFGQRAFTDRRTMPALGTSNPMGSMGTFGIPQSRNYGSQGQINNFHSVFGSGGGGDTSTPPLLDLSEFPSLTNRGQGDSMPQPSPMPGKQPYVGMVKQPTSESSEFTMSSEDFPALPGTQNREGPSPGGSISGDKSIPVGLGPEIGQDVLQANRAPGSEKSQSSKRGIQTSPDGKVTNIPASMVKDQFGMVGLLTFIRAAETDPNLVSLALGQDLTALGLNLNSPENLYQNFGGPWAETPCRPQDIDFHVPPEYLINAAIRDKLAPVKLNRYKDDLLFYMFYTNVGDMLQLAAAAELYSREWRYHMEEKVWITQAPGLGLVEKTSTYERGTYYYFDAQSWRKVAKEFHLDYTKLESRPHLPTNFHQTQP, from the exons ATGGCCAACCTGAACTTTGAGCAACCGCCACGCAGTATTGCGAACGCAAGTCTTACATCACGTGCGGGTGGTGGTGGGGGATTAAATTCATCGACCCTGACGGGCCATGTTACACCTACCTCGGGCATGTTCTCAGGCTCATCTACAAACACATCAAGTTCAGCTAATTCTGCGGTAGTAATTACTAACGTTTATCCTGGAGCATCAGGAGCAGGAGGTGGACAAGCCAATCATCAACCTCAGCAGCAACAGCTCTCTCCTATGGGCAGCAGGGGACTGTTTGGGCAGAGAGCTTTTACAGATAGACGTACGATGCCTGCTCTTGG AACCTCAAATCCAATGGGTAGCATGGGCACTTTTGGAATACCGCAAAGTCGTAATTACGGATCTCAGggacaaattaataattttcactCTGTTTTCGGCAGTGGAGGAGGTGGAGATACAAGTACTCCTCCATTGTTGGATCTGTCTGAGTTTCCTTCATTAACAAACAGAGGACAGGGTGATTCTATGCCGCAACCTAGTCCTATGCCAGGAAAACAACCTTATG TTGGAATGGTAAAACAACCGACGTCCGAATCAAGCGAATTTACTATGAGTTCTGAAGATTTCCCAGCATTACCAGGAACGCAAAACAGAGAAGGACCATCGCCAGGTGGAAGCATATCTGGCGATAAGAGCATACCTGTCGGACTTGGTCCTGAAATTGGGCAAGACGTTCTGCAGGCGAATAGAGCACCTGGATCTGAAAAGTCTCAATCATCTAAAAGAGGCATACAAACGTCACCTGATG GTAAAGTAACTAATATACCAGCAAGTATGGTTAAAGATCAGTTTGGAATGGTTGGACTTTTAACGTTTATTAGGGCAGCAGAAACAGATCCTAATTTAGTATCTCTGGCATTAGGCCAAGACTTAACCGCGTTAGGATTAAATCTTAATTCGCCAGAAAATCTTTATCAAAATTTTGGTGGGCCTTGGGCTGAAACACCGTGTCGACCTCAAGATATTGATTTTCACGTGCCACCGGAATATCTTATTAATGCCGCTATCAG AGATAAATTAGCGCCGGTTAAGTTAAATCGGTACAAGGATGATCTACTATTTTATATGTTTTATACAAATGTTGGGGATATGCTGCAATTAGCAGCGGCAGCGGAGTT GTACAGTAGGGAGTGGCGATATCATATGGAAGAAAAGGTATGGATAACGCAAGCACCAGGATTAGGGCTTGTAGAAAAAACTTCAACATATGAACGTGGTACTTATTATTATTTTGATGCGCAAAGTTGGAGAAAAGTAGCAAAGGAATTTCATTTGGATTATACAAAACTAGAAAGTAGACCTCATCTTCCCACAAACTTTCACCAAACCCAGCCTTGA